The Daucus carota subsp. sativus chromosome 2, DH1 v3.0, whole genome shotgun sequence genome includes a window with the following:
- the LOC108210034 gene encoding protein EMBRYONIC FLOWER 1, which translates to MEKNSKNSTVTPLSKAAAAHVKIDSISIDLGKAMDKRVTDKCHHFSLRQYCVDKRNQNVRVCAPFARDSDDEVKLREQLPPLDVPKFRWWRCQSCVQDIEKASPSSVRGEIHPSPCSSNKEKDNALVGSSAVQGPENGVKEFSGQLICDQTLSLVKAARQTNETEPASDVAATNVLAIKYPGCRSSSSSEKCLAEKANTVDEDQMTVVGATEMEKKDIEIDANTSAKDVKKASSTRRKKKVRSMAEILHVNDEERSDQLASHNTPKECAAPASISASRKRKINQEPFKEMQIPGRKPKKVRASKGDAITTIATIHNSGSESVEDDASAGTGFKSRMSLPKAGNEPCPSKMKTKMSHGEDRQSSYKSVDRGNYKEDIALDLSLNSYMEVDKNIVPNKKTTLNNDHWMKEGSRTGPSSVPDFSFSKDIEEDMSGRIANRTDINCQHENSLSLRKKLELSLGCSSKKAAEPKRFSEANRNKTDQRSETVFEKRSYDDIPMDIVELMAKHQYERGLSEAERNSCLTKRIDERNYEMMGLSDVNGNRMRPLQKEHNRWIPVKLSQADNNHCVVGNREGIHVLPVYGTCSQTQQKESFSAQRPQPSASRTFIATQNLLWTGDRMVHRSSSTYAQVIDTNKTANNGPTHLGMAANFWASGASSLVPSNPNFPLNISSGTSNMTTYLPYPDLHKGKTVRDLDLNRTDPNDSDVEVLCGSPVVASNTVKYLNLQEMNSVHSYSNEAIPAMHLLSLMDAGTPSRPPFSINTNKVLERPFFPGNYHPSRGMDERAVLFEKPLFPQNHQVKEHPGPGPSVYRSSASTAQMPSAYYGPNIITCQQPVKANKTYIPQQSKDWMFRTSVGTAGASDMIRGSNLHQGKQKGILGATVDLVFPAQPKALKITENQKDVGSRQMHGTIRPLRDISKEEVCSVNRNPSDFSSPEAGSQYMIRGGDLKFSKDYLVSRVGGFRGPRRHGSKLTASKRQAVGRAPTAFP; encoded by the exons ATGGAGAAGAATAGCAAAAACAGCACTGTGACACCTCTCTCGAAAGCAGCAGCAGCACATGTAAAGATTGATTCAATATCAATAGACCTCGGGAAGGCCATGGATAAGCGAGTCACAGATAAATGTCATCATTTTTCTCTGCG TCAATATTGTGTGGATAAGAGGAATCAAAATGTTAGAGTCTGTGCACCATTTGCTCgtgatagtgatgatgaagtTAAGTTAAGGGAGCAGCTTCCGCCATTAGATGTTCCCAAATTTAGATGGTGGCGCTGCCAAAGCTGTGTGCAGGATATAGAGAAAGCATCTCCCAGTTCAGTTAGAGGTGAAATTCATCCATCACCATGTAGTAGTAACAAGGAAAAGGACAATGCTTTAGTGGGATCCTCAGCTGTCCAGG GCCCGGAGAATGGTGTGAAAGAATTTTCTGGTCAACTCATATGTGATCAAACTTTAAGTCTTGTGAAGGCAGCAAGACAGACCAATGAGACGG AACCTGCTAGTGATGTGGCTGCAACTAATGTTCTTGCAATTAAGTACCCAGGCTGCAGAAGCAGCAGTTCTAGTGAAAAGTGTCTTGCAGAAAAAGCCAATACTGTTGATGAGGATCAAATGACTGTTGTAGGAGCTACTGAAATGGAAAAAAAAGATATAGAGATTGACGCAAATACGAGCGCCAAGGATGTGAAGAAGGCTAGTTCTACCCGTCGAAAGAAAAAGGTGCGTTCGATGGCTGAAATACTTCATGTAAATGATGAAGAAAGAAGCGACCAGTTAGCTTCTCACAATACTCCCAAAGAATGTGCTGCTCCAGCTTCAATTTCTGCTTCGCGCAAAAGAAAGATTAATCAGGAGCCTTTTAAGGAGATGCAAATTCCTGGTCGCAAGCCCAAAAAGGTTCGAGCCTCCAAGGGAGATGCTATTACAACAATTGCAACAATACATAACTCTGGATCAGAATCTGTTGAAGATGATGCATCTGCCGGAACAGGCTTTAAAAGTCGCATGTCTCTGCCGAAAGCTGGGAATGAGCCTTGTCCATCTAAGATGAAAACAAAAATGTCACATGGTGAAGACAGACAGAGTTCTTACAAGAGTGTGGATAGAGGAAACTACAAGGAAGATATTGCGCTTGATTTGTCACTCAATAGCTACATGGAGGTTGACAAGAACATAGTCCCGAACAAAAAGACCACACTCAATAATGATCATTGGATGAAAGAAGGAAGTCGTACTGGTCCCTCATCTGTTCCTGACTTTTCCTTTAGCAAGGATATAGAGGAAGATATGAGCGGAAGAATTGCTAATAGGACAGATATCAATTGTCAGCATGAAAACAGTCTTTCACTCCGTAAAAAGTTG GAACTTTCTCTTGGGTGCAGCAGTAAGAAAGCTGCTGAACCTAAAAGGTTTTCAGAGGCTAATAGGAATAAAACCGATCAAAGATCTGAAACGGTATTTGAAAAGAGAAGCTATGACGACATACCAATGGACATCGTCGAACTCATGGCTAAGCATCAATATGAGAGAGGTCTTTCTGAAGCTGAAAGAAATTCCTGCCTGACAAAAAGAATTGATGAGCGCAATTATGAGATGATGGGACTTTCTGATGTAAATGGGAACAGAATGCGACCCTTGCAGAAGGAACACAACAGATGGATTCCCGTTAAATTATCTCAAGCAGACAATAACCATTGTGTTGTTGGTAACAGAGAAGGAATTCATGTGCTGCCTGTGTATGGTACATGCTCGCAAACACAACAGAAAGAATCATTTAGTGCCCAAAGACCCCAACCTTCTGCTTCAAGAACTTTCATTGCCACGCAGAATCTTCTGTGGACTGGTGATAGGATGGTGCACAGATCATCATCAACATATGCTCAGGTAATTGATACAAACAAGACAGCAAATAATGGTCCGACACATCTGGGAATGGCAGCAAATTTTTGGGCCTCTGGTGCATCAAGTCTTGTGCCTTCAAATCCCAACTTTCCTTTAAATATATCAAGTGGGACAAGCAATATGACTACTTATTTACCATATCCAGACCTACACAAGGGGAAGACGGTTCGGGATCTTGATTTAAACCGTACAGATCCAAATGATTCAGATGTGGAAGTATTGTGCGGATCTCCTGTTGTGGCCAGTAATACAGTAAAATATCTTAACCTACAGGAGATGAATTCAGTACACTCATATTCTAATGAAGCAATACCTGCAATGCATTTGCTCAGCCTCATGGATGCAGGAACGCCCTCACGCCCTCCATTCAGCATTAATACGAATAAAGTGCTTGAGAGGCCTTTTTTCCCCGGAAATTATCACCCTAGCAGAGGTATGGATGAAAGAGCAGTTTTGTTTGAGAAACCTCTTTTTCCCCAGAATCATCAGGTGAAGGAACATCCTGGGCCAGGGCCTTCTGTGTACAGGTCCAGTGCTAGCACGGCACAGATGCCATCAGCTTATTATG GACCAAATATCATTACCTGTCAGCAGCCTGTGAAAgcaaacaaaacatatataccTCAACAGAGTAAAGATTGGATGTTTAGAACATCTGTAGGCACGGCTGGTGCTTCAGACATGATTCGTGGCAGCAATCTTCATCAGGGAAAGCAAAAGGGCATCCTAGGTGCCACAGTTGATCTGGTTTTTCCTGCACAACCAAAAGCACTTAAAATTACAGAGAACCAGAAAGACGTGGGGTCCCGTCAAATGCATGGAACAATTAGGCCTTTGAGGGACATATCCAAAGAGGAAGTATGCAGTGTTAACCGAAACCCTTCTGATTTCTCCAGTCCAGAAGCAGGAAGCCAGTACATGATTCGTGGTGGAGATCTGAAATTTAGCAAGGACTATTTAGTGAGTAGGGTCGGTGGCTTTCGTGGACCAAGGAGGCATGGGTCGAAATTAACAGCTTCAAAACGACAAGCTGTGGGTCGGGCACCAACTGCGTTTCCTTGA